The Thunnus thynnus chromosome 1, fThuThy2.1, whole genome shotgun sequence nucleotide sequence GGATAGCTAAATAGCTTAGCTGTTAGCTAACAGAGCGACGATGCAGAGCTCCCTGAGCAGAGATAACCATGAGTCGTGTTGTCTGCGGAGTATAAATGTCACCTTTATGGACTGGGCTCCAGGAGTAGCGGGGTTGCTGTCGCAAGGCGGTCTGACGGGGAGCACAGCAGCCATATTCCGCTAAATAAAGCTTTGCTGCTGGGCTAGCTGCTAGCTCACCAGCCGTTTGTTTAGCTTTCTTCTTTCCGGTGAGGTTTTTGTGGCGGTTGAGAAACGTTAATGCAACATCACTGCCACCATCTGCACCGGAGTGTGGAGATATATGAAGatattttaagttaattttaattataaccGGTagtatttgaattatttacatTAGAATTATATTCCACGACTCTTTAAATGTGGAGCTCAAACGACGCTCTCGCCCTAATGACAGCATTTCAACTCATTTCAACGCTGTAGAAAGAAATTTGActttaattcaataaaaacCTAGTTAGTGAAGCAGCACCACCCTGCGCCAGCCTGCCACATTACAAAGACATTATTTTCAAACGACAAACCACGTACGGGAAGTCGGAGGTGGACAATCCAGCTGGAATCCGCGGAAATCATCAACAGGACTATTTTCCTTTCCTTAGCTAGCTATCCATCTGTCAACCCTCCATTTCTCCCTTCATTCCCTTTCGCTGTCAAAACGCCACACTGGCGATGTCGGAGTCTTACGGTAAGTAGTCTGTTTATTTGACAAGTGGCCACCGTCAACATCTTCATGTAGTCACAGAGATGGGATGAGGCAGGTGTGCCGAAGGGGCTTTTTTCTCATCGTAAATAAATAGCTGGCAGGCTAACCTAGCCGCTGGTGAAGGCTACACTGGCCTTAAAGATGCCCTGTCAGCGTTAAGTAACATCTCAGGGGTATTACACTGTGGTTATGTTGGCAAAATGTGTCGAGTTTGTTTGCTCAGGAGTTCTGGGGACAGGGCTGAGGATGATGAAGCTGACATTAAGATCTGATTGTGCCGTGTGTACTGTAAACCAGAAAGTGTGCTGGAAACTTGGATACACCATTAAGATCATAACTCTGTTTTAAGAGACAATTTTTGTCCTGACTTCACCATTTTTACACTGTATAGTCTCAGTAGTATCTACATATGCTAGTGAAAGTGTATTGATTTGTGGGTAAACACAAGatgagatgtgtttttattcccaCAGTTGATTATTGATTATGAATTACCTTTTATCTGTATTAGAGAAGCCAAGTTGGTTATTActctgaaaaaatataatataataaaaagtgAATGTGGAAATATAATAATGTGGAAACAACTTTTATCATAACTGTGCATAATTGTACACCACATAGCTATATATTACAATATTGTATTCTGTTCTGccattttttatgattttatgacCAAAGCCAGACTGATTGTTGGGGCCAACATCGATAGCAACATCTAAGAGTTCAAAAATTcattaataatatatcagttgagattcatttttcaacataaacatataacataaacatttttggGAGAGATCCCTtaagttttattattaaagaaCTGTTACCAAGACTGAGCAGGGTGTATTATATACCTGTCAGTGGTTCTCTCTGCTAGATAAACTATGTAAGGGTGAccccttattttttttctaaatgacCAAAAACACATATCCAGCATTTCTGTATTGCGGTTTCTTTGTTGTTATTATCAGACTTTCTGATATTTACAGAACAGCAGacgtgttgtgttgtgtgtaaagGATATCAGTGCTGTAATTTCTGTGTTTCCTCCCCAGATTTCCTGTTTAAATTCCTGGTGATTGGGAATGCTGGAACTGGCAAATCCTGCCTGCTGCACCAGTTCATCGAGAAGAGATGTGAGTCAGAAATATTTAGAAAACAATCTTCTGTTCATAAACTACTGTACTGTTGTCTAGCGGTGCTAGAAATAAGTAAAATTCTGCTCTATATTGACATAGCTCTTCAGACAACAAATATCCACATCCTGATTTAGTAGCAATTTACACTCATTGTTAGCTGTAACACAGTAAagtgttaaatgtgttaaaatcaATGAACTCGGTGAATCTAATCAACACGTACCAATATGTGAAAatttgttaaacttttttttagtgTAGTTCCGAAACAAGGATATGTCTAGAGAGATTTAGTACACAATGCCTCATCTTGTAGCATTATAAATAAAACCTCAGAATGATTCATCGTGCTGAAAAGATAAGATCATCACGTGTTGCAGTTGTTTATCTATAATGACAAGATTGCTTGAACGTCTGATTTTTGTTTCCCAGTTAAGGATGAATCCAACCACACAATTGGAGTGGAGTTTGGCTCCAAGATCATCAGTGTGGTCAACAAAATGGTCAAACTGCAGATTTGGGACACTGCAGGACAAGAACGGTTCAGGTAGGAAAATATTCCAACATAAATAAACTGTTGGCAAATCATTGATTATTCTAACTGTAAGGTGTTCAAGTAAATGTATGACTGTAAGTTAAAAtatgtctgtctgcctgctggtcctgactgtgtgtctgtttatgtgtttgtctgtcaggTCTGTGACCAGAAGTTActacagaggagcagcaggagcgCTGCTGGTTTATGATATCACCAGGTAAATCAGCAAACATGATTTCAGATTGCGTCTATGTCAAGTCCCTTCTTGGTTTCTTTTCCTGCCAGCTCACATTAATAGACTCCCTTCACCTTTTCTAAAATGTACCCTGTTGTCTCtcccttctttctgtctttctcctctttctgtgtctttgtctccGTCTCTCTACACTGCAGTCGAGAGACATACAACGCTCTGACTACATGGTTGAGCGATGCCAGGATGCTGGCCAGTCAGAACATCGTCATCATCCTGTGCGGAAACAAGAAGGACCTGGACGCTGATAGAGAGGTCACGTTCCTAGAAGCTTCACGCTTCGCTCAGGAGAACGGTAAGATCGAGCGTCTGTGATCAAGTGGGActgcttgtttgtttctctctctgcaaaGTCCTTATTTAGTCAGTAGAAAGGAGCACCAGGCCTTGAGTCATCGTTAGAGGAAGGACATAATTTCTTTTGGCAAGTCCTTAGTACAACATTTTCCTGACAGTAATGCAATTTACTTCTGTTCTGCAAAGAATTACTCTGCTTTCAGTAAAATGATTGTATGGActgaaatactgtgtgtgtgtgtgtgtgtgtgtgtgtgtgtgtgtgtgtgtgcgcgtgtgtgtgtgtgtgtgtgtgggtgtgtttcaGAGCTGATGTTCCTGGAGACCAGCGCTTTAACAGGGGAGAACGTTGAAGAGGCCTTTGTCCAGTGTGCTCGGAAAATCCTCAACAAGATAGAGTCAGGTAGGAACTCTGATCCTCACCCATAACTGTAACCCCCGACTCTAAATCCCTTCTTATCTCAACAGGCTCAACAAGACAGGCTTAGGTATGAATCCCAACCCCAGACTGTAGCAGTTCTCAAGGAGATTTTTCACAGACATGAAGTCAGGAATTGACCATATCTCCAGCACTAACAAGCCCTAACTATAAACTCTTCACCTAGCTACAGCATTGCTCCAGGACAAGCCTCAAAACAATCAGACATACGATCAcagggtacatctcaagtctgttatttgttatttccTCGCTCCTTGATCCCCACTtgaaccggaagttgttccGGTCTGCCATCTTGAAGGCCGTCTAAAGTCTCTCATTCCTGCTCTGAGGAGCCATGAGCAAGGATacatgagagcagccttcacaGAAGTCTTTTACCAGCTGACACGTTCTCTTATTgcatatcagttattgattggacactgcagctgatcggactgatctgatacatcacaacatcactacAATTTCATACAGGAGTGAAGACAGATAACAGAGTTAACTCTCttaagttttttcttttcataatctgttatttcccccattaacttttaatatggataaaattaaagtcagggattctgtctgtcagcaagaaacactttttaaacacgtttatattttgtatcatttgtcatcatttccattcagtcacatgtgaggctgaaaaatTCCTGAGCGTCAGGTTTGAGTtgagttacataatttcttttttcccctgaaacatttagcctaataaataatttccaatgTTCAAAAGACACTCTGATCATATTCTCAGTTATTAAATAATTgattcacaatcagaatatcaataaatacagacgcaaacaatgaattaataatataaacacactctGCCAGTAGAGATGGTTcgtgtgcctctgagcaggacacagtataaatacagaatgcaggtttttattcatgtgcaggtgtttgttaaacaggtaacaggctgcagagagaaaacagctgctctggcaATGATAACTGTGTGtctttattagtattagcacagtgcacatgtgtgcagacacaaactccatcagaagttgCTCCAGCTGTTAAAGCAAACTgccagctgatccagctgtgatcagctgctgcCGTCATCAGAAACTGATGTTGCTTCATgtgacgcttcagaggaaaaGACGTCttatttctctaaaaacatatttcctcgtttcctctcttaTTGCATGGTTTCTTTGCATCTCTCCATGAATCCTCAGTGGGAGagactaagacgcaaggaaagGATGCAAGTGAAGGAAAAGTGGATTcaattaagagacttgagatgtaccaaCAGTGTGAAAGTATGTCTGTGTGCTTAGATGGAGATCAGTGGCAAACTAGACAGTTCAACAGTGTTACTAAAGGATGCAgcagaagaaaaatacaatttaccCACATTTTTTATACACAACTTTTTCAGACTTGTGTTAAACATGTgaagtgttttaattttttcttcttattattttttgttcaatgacatgtttgtttgttttttcccatTATGTGACTATTGGTAATTTCATGGCAGATTTTGAAGATTACCGGCACCGTATCAACTGCATTCTTAACTTTATAATGAAaaagagttggtggagaacatcAGTCCAGCCCTCtcacttcatcatttttctttctttttcagggGAGCTGGATCCAGAGAGGATGGGGTCAGGTATCCAGTATGGCGATGCTGCGTTACGACAGCTTCGTTCTCCTCGTCGCGCTCAGCCACAGGGCACCCAGGAGTGTGGCTGCTAGTGGGCGCACCCAGTAACATACGCAGACAAGGTGAAAGAGCCAGAGAACCAATGTGTTTGTCCTCGGACTATTATGTGTTTGCATGATGAGATGATGGAGTCAGATTTTTTTACTAGAGCTTAAAGATTTTCCTGATATTCATTTGATTTCTCTGAGATACCAATTTTATTTCACACGAAGAAGAGCGTCAGAAGCAGAGTTTATGTGCAGCTTGAGCGACTTGAAATTCTGGTCATCGCTCACAGCGCGTCTGCTGCACTCagcctctccttctcctctacAATCCTGTCACTCATCATGTGATTTACAAACCCTGCAGTCTGAATTCATTTCTAGAGTGAAGGGGACTTTTAGGGCTTGTAAAACTTGCGGTTTTGTCATAAATTCCACAAATGTGGTTCAGCTTTCACTAAACGTGAAAGAAAGCATCTGTTGgattttttcattcttcattaAAGCTATTTAAGAGGATTTTAATGCTCATAAACAGTTACTAGTGAATTaaaggataataataataataataataataataataatagtaataaacattctatatttttgttattatcaaTAATCctacaaaaagaccaaaactaacagTTCAATagtctgtttctctcctcccaAGCTGACTGGTTTCTATTGAAGCTGTAAACCTTTAGAATAACaggtcatgaaaaaaaaaaaaagaaaaatcgtTTCCTAAAACAGCCGGCTCTGCTTTCTGCTGTGGATCTGGTGAGTATCCCAGCAggacagtgttgtgtttgtgggatTGACTTGAAATAAACTTCAGTGGGGCGTCTGGTAGCTGAGTGGTTAAGACGCATAGCACGTAACTGCAACGTCAATTCCATCTGAGGGCCTTTGTTGCAggtctttctcctctccctctttccctgcATTGCTTGTCTGCATCTCTACtatcaaataaatgcaaaatacaaaaaaacgaatctaaaaaaaaaaactgtagtgCCCACGTTCATCATAATGAAGAAATGTGTCATCCAGAGCTatgatgtggctcattgatgcatttttaatagtttttggataacAGTAGAGTTTCATGTCACAGAGTAATCTGCTACATTAGGCTTGTTattaggatcagttcattgttggtttctgcttttttgtgagatttgttgacagtatgaaaaatagaaacatgATTAATGGGTACTTACATCCTCATTGTTGATACACATGTGCTTACAACATACAGCCATGCTAATAAGTTTAATTTCTCtcttgatgtgtgtgtatgtgtgtgcggtCAGTGTGTTTCAGACAGGTTTGTGAAGACCAGGAGAAGAACAGCCACGTGGGACCCAGATGATGTTGGGTTCAGGTTGCTATGCTGGTGACTCCTCCCTGACTCCTCTTTGACCTTCGCACGGAACCTCCTGAACCTTCGTAGTCATGGCTGCACCTGAAGAGagccccctcccctcccaacctgacccccacccccaccctgaCCTCCTGACCCCCCACACTCTCCAACAACCTACTCCACTAATGGACCAAACCCCAGCTAGCCCTCGAATCAGGATGAGAATTACTGACATTTGTGTAACTTATCTCTCTCTTACTTGTTTTCCTGCCATCTACACTACTTCACCACATACTTATCTCTCCATCCACCTTCTCTAATTTCCTATTAACCTTCTATACCACCTACTTAACAGCCTGCTCCCCTGTAATAAACTTAACAGTCTACTGACTCCCATGCATTTTGCACTCCCTTCATGCCTTCTGCACCCCCTGCTTGCACATTTTTTCTCCCAGTAAAGCGTCCCTTGGTAAATACATTcatcaccacctcctccacattCTACCTGGACCTGCTGAGCCTCTGCACAAACTTCCCCTCCTGCCCTCCATCCCTTCCTCTCTTGCATTTCTTTTCCCTCTTACCTTCCCTCACATCTACCTGCCTGTCTCTTTAACGCCGCGCTCTCTGTCTTTCTAAATCTCTGCCCTTTCCCTCCTACAGCATCTTATACACTGTACAGTGTTTCTGTATATAGAGACTGACGCATGTTTTCTCCAACAGAATATCAGAGTATTTCATTTATGAAGAgatattatatgtatattgaAGTAGGTATCATATTCAGCATCCGTTACATTGttcactgtattattattattattattattattattaatattatcatGTTAAGCTACAATACACTGGCAACTTGTGAGCAGTATACATGAGCAGTACTGTTTGCAGCgatttgtatatttgtaaatGAGACAAGTTGATGTGGATGACATCACGGATTTACTAGTTTATGTGGAAAAATGCTGTTTATCATTGTTCATGCtcatagattaaaaaaacagacacagccAGGCAGAAATACTCTGAACAGACTTTCTGTTAGTTCAGTTAAATCATCTGGAGCATAAATATCTTGTCATATCTTAATTTACACTTGCTCATCCAGCATTCACCTTTCAGATAAATTACCTATCTGACAGCGTAATgtcctttattttaaatgttgtttacatgaaaacctgactgactgactgctgtGGTAAAAACGGTCAAATGCATTTCAAGTTTTAGCAACGATGTGA carries:
- the rab4a gene encoding ras-related protein Rab-4A codes for the protein MSESYDFLFKFLVIGNAGTGKSCLLHQFIEKRFKDESNHTIGVEFGSKIISVVNKMVKLQIWDTAGQERFRSVTRSYYRGAAGALLVYDITSRETYNALTTWLSDARMLASQNIVIILCGNKKDLDADREVTFLEASRFAQENELMFLETSALTGENVEEAFVQCARKILNKIESGELDPERMGSGIQYGDAALRQLRSPRRAQPQGTQECGC